A window of Sphingobacterium sp. SRCM116780 contains these coding sequences:
- a CDS encoding chaperone modulator CbpM: protein METTLIRLTDYCNSRKVEITFIETLNEYGLLHIIVQQEEKYIEEEQLRDLERFANWYYDLDVNPAGIEVANHLIHKVEHLQDELQRLKNYIKALES, encoded by the coding sequence ATGGAAACAACCTTAATTAGATTAACGGATTATTGTAATTCCAGAAAAGTAGAGATCACTTTTATAGAGACATTAAATGAATATGGCCTATTACATATTATCGTACAGCAAGAGGAAAAATACATTGAAGAAGAACAATTGAGAGATTTGGAAAGATTTGCCAATTGGTATTATGACTTAGATGTCAATCCCGCTGGAATAGAAGTTGCCAACCATCTCATTCATAAAGTAGAACATCTACAAGACGAGTTGCAACGCTTAAAAAATTATATCAAGGCCTTGGAATCTTAA